A portion of the Acidihalobacter yilgarnensis genome contains these proteins:
- the lspA gene encoding signal peptidase II, with product MKRRGLHWLWLSVAVIGFDQLSKWLALQGLPYGQPLSILPGFNLTLVFNTGAAFSMLSGAGGWQRWLFIALAMIVAVTLITWLARLGPRERWAGAAVSLILGGALSNALDRILRDHVIDFIDVYYHQWHWPVFNLADSAITLGAAILVARTLFRR from the coding sequence ATGAAGCGCCGAGGCCTGCATTGGCTATGGCTGAGCGTAGCCGTCATCGGCTTCGACCAGCTGAGCAAGTGGCTGGCGCTGCAGGGGCTACCCTACGGCCAGCCCCTGTCGATACTGCCCGGCTTCAACCTCACGTTGGTATTCAACACGGGCGCGGCCTTTAGCATGCTCAGCGGCGCAGGCGGCTGGCAGCGCTGGCTGTTCATCGCTCTGGCCATGATCGTCGCCGTGACACTGATCACTTGGCTGGCCCGGCTCGGACCACGCGAACGCTGGGCCGGCGCCGCCGTGTCGCTGATCCTTGGCGGCGCGCTGAGCAACGCCCTAGACCGCATCCTGCGCGATCACGTGATCGATTTTATCGACGTCTACTATCACCAATGGCACTGGCCGGTCTTCAACCTGGCGGATTCCGCCATCACCCTAGGCGCGGCCATACTGGTCGCGCGTACGCTATTCCGCCGCTGA
- a CDS encoding rRNA large subunit pseudouridine synthase E translates to MLILFNKPYGILPQFTDDGGRPTLAEFIPVPDVYAAGRLDRDSEGLLLLTDDGALQHRITDPANEMSKAYWVQVEGEPDDMALEALRNGVELRDGPTRPAKVSRIEEPPTLWPRQPPIRTRRAIPTRWLLLSLSEGRNRQVRRMTAAVGHPTLRLIRYRIGSWTLDGLASGEWREQT, encoded by the coding sequence ATGCTGATCCTGTTCAACAAGCCCTACGGCATACTGCCGCAGTTCACCGACGACGGCGGTCGACCGACCTTGGCCGAGTTCATCCCGGTACCCGACGTCTACGCTGCCGGCCGTCTCGACCGCGACAGCGAAGGCCTGCTGCTGCTGACCGACGACGGCGCACTGCAACACCGCATCACCGATCCCGCGAACGAAATGAGCAAGGCCTACTGGGTGCAGGTCGAAGGTGAGCCGGACGATATGGCCCTGGAAGCCCTGCGCAACGGCGTCGAACTGCGCGACGGGCCCACGCGTCCCGCCAAGGTCAGTCGGATCGAGGAACCACCTACGCTGTGGCCCAGACAGCCACCGATTCGTACGCGCCGGGCCATTCCCACCCGCTGGCTGCTGCTCAGCCTCAGCGAAGGGCGTAACCGCCAAGTGCGTCGCATGACCGCCGCGGTTGGTCACCCGACCCTACGTCTGATCCGCTACCGCATCGGTTCGTGGACCCTCGACGGTCTCGCTTCCGGCGAGTGGCGCGAACAAACCTGA